From the Deltaproteobacteria bacterium genome, the window AAGATCCGCGCTGGTATGAAAAAAACGTCATGGGTTCCGGGCCGTTTGTTTTTGTCGATCACGTCGCCGGTTCGCACTGGGTCGGCAAGAAAAATCTCAACTACTTTATGCCGGGGCGGCCCTATCTCGACGGCTTCAAGGCGGTGTTTATTCGCGACACTGCGCCGCGCATTGCCGCGATACGCAGCGGCCAAGCGCTGGTCGAGTTTCGCGGCTTCAATCCAGCGGCGCGCGATGATGTGGTCAAATCCTTGGGCGACAAAGCGGTGGTGCAAGAAAGCCCGTGGGCGTGTAATATCTTGGTCGCCTTCAACAATGAGAAGAAGCCCTTCAGCGATGTCCGTGTGCGGCGCGCTCTGACCCTGGCCATCGACCGTAACGAGGCTTCGAAAGCGTTGGCGCAAATCTCGGTGATGAAATATGTCGGCGGCGTGTTTCGGCCGGGGTCGCAATTTGCTACGCCGCAAGCTGAGCTTAACAAACTGTCCGGGTTTGGCAAAAACATCGACGCGGCGCGCGCCGAAGCCAAGCGTTTGCTCAAAGAAGCCGGCGTGGCCGAAGGCTTTTCTTTCGTATTGAAGAACCGCAACGTCAAGGAGCCCTATGAAGTCACCGGCGTTTATTTGGTCGATCAGTGGCGCAAGATCGGTTTAAACGTGACCCATCAACCGCTCGAAGGCGGGCCGTACTTTAACGATCTACGCCAGGGCAATTTCGATGCCGGTGTCGACTTTGACTGCGAGTTCATGGACGAGCCGGATCTCTACTTGCTTAAATATTTGAGCAGCGACAAAAGTCCGGTCAACTACTCGCGCTACAAAGACCCGATGCTCGACGAACTCTACGAGCGCCAGAGCCGCATGCTCGATCTGCAAGACCGCTTGCCGATTATTAGGCAGATGGAAAAGCGTGCGATTGCCGAGCAGGCTTATCAGTTTCCGATTCTCTGGTGGCAGCGGGTCATTCCGCACAGCAATCGGCTCAAGGGTTGGAAGATTGGCCCGAGCCATTATGTCAATCAGGATTTGCGCGATGTTTGGCTAGGGCAGTGAGGAACTAGATGTCAGTTGTCAGGAGTCAGTAGTCAGAAGTTCGCAGTGGGTTGGGGTTTTGTCGGATGGGCAATTATATTGTTAAACGTTTGCTGTTGATGATTCCGACGTTGTTCGGCGTTGCCGTGGTGGTATTTTTTTTGTTGCGAGTGGCGCCGGGGGATATTGTCGAGCTGAAATACGCCGGCAGCGGCACCTTCGCACCCAAGGAAGCGCTCGATCGCGAGCGCGCGCAGTTGGGTTTGGATAAGCCACTGGCGCAGCAGTTCGTGGTTTGGATCGCCGGCATCACGCGCTTCGACTTCGGCGATTCGATGTGGACCGGCCGGCCGATCACCGACGAGATCAAGATTCGTTTGGAGTTAAGTTTAGAACTTGCGCTGATGGCGACTTTGGTCGCGGTCTTGATCGCGCTGCCCTGCGGCACGCTGGCGGCGCTCAAGCAGGATACTTGGGTCGACTATTTGGTGCGGATTTTTTCCATCGGTGGATTAGCCGTGCCGTCATTTTGGTTGGGTATCGTCATCATTCTTTTTTTCTTGATCGTCTTCAAATGGCTGCCGCCGCTGACTTTCACTTCTTTCTGGGTCGATCCCTGGGCCAATTTGACACAGCTGATTTGGCCGGCCCTTGCCGTCGGTTACCGCTATTCGGCGATGGCGACGCGCATGACGCGCTCGGCGGTTTTGGATGTGCTGCGCGAAGATTTCGTCCGTACCGCCCGCGCCAAGGGACTACGGGAAAATGCCGTCGTAGTCAAACATGCGCTGCGCAACGCGCTGTTGCCGATCGTCACCGTGATCGGTTTGGAGTTCGCCTTTCTGATCGGCGGTTTGGTGGTCACCGAGCAGGTGTTCAACTTGAACGGCATCGGTATGCTGTTCGTCGAATCGATCACGCATCGCGATTACACGATGACCCAGGCGCTGGTGCTGTTGGTTTCGTTTGCCTTTATCCTGATGAATTTTTTGATCGATCTGATGTACGCCTGGCTCGATCCGCGTATCCGTTACCAATGACATCGCTGCCGAGTCCGACATCGTGACGCGTTTCGCTGCGCAAAAATGGCTCGCCGGCGCATGCTACTTTGGCTCGCGCTGGCCCCTCGGTGGCGCTGGCGCGTTGATCATCGTCCTGATGCTGTTAGCGGCCATGTTGGCGCATCTGTTGGCGCCCTTCGATCCTCTCGATACCGACTACGGCGCCATGCTCCAAGCGCCCGGCGCCAAGCATTGGTTTGGCACCGACTCTTTCGGCCGCGATCTTCTCTCGCGGGTTCTGTTTGGCGCCCGCACGGCGTTGTTGGTGGGCTTTTGCTCGTCGTTTTTCGCCACCAGCGCCGGCGCGGTGATCGGCGCGACCTGCGCCTACTTCGGCGGTCGGGTCGATCTCTTGATGCAGCGCTTGATGGATATTTTACTTTCGTTTCCGTTGATCGTTTTAGCCTTGGTGGTGGTGTCGATCATGGGTTCGGGGATCTCGAACGTGATCATCGCGATCTCGGTGCCGATGATTCCGCGCGCCGCATTGGTCGTGCGCAGCAGCGCTTTGGCGTTGCGCCAAATGCTCTTCGTCGAAGCTGCGCTGACCCTCGGCGCCAGCCATGGACGGATTATTTTTCGCCATATGCTGCCCAATGTATTGGCGCCCTACCTGATCATGCTGACGGCATTTCTCGGTCAGGCGATTCTTTTGGAAGCGTCGCTTTCTTTTCTCGGTTTGGGCGTCGCTGAGCCGACGGCGGCGTGGGGCTTGATGTTGCGCGGCGCGGCGGTGGAGTTCGCCGAGCGCGCGCCTTGGCTGGCGCTATTTCCCGGACTGGCGATCAGTCTGGCGGTGTTCGCTTTCAATGTTTTGGGCGATTCGCTGCGCGATGCCCTCGATCCCAAGTTGCGCCTACCTTAGCGAGAATCGGTGCTGCGATACGATATCGTTGAGTTACGATCTTAACTTGAAGCTGAGCCGCTATTTGCCGTTTCGCCATGGATCTGAGCCCACCGGTGCGCTGCGGCCTTCGTAGAAACGCTTTTGCAGTTTGTAGAGATCGGGGATGGTCATCAGTTCGTTGTGGGTTTTGCCATCGCTGGCGGTGAATTCAAATACGACGCGGCGAGCGTCTTTAGAAATCTTTACCAGCTGGCCTTTCTGGCCGTCAACCAACCGGCCGATGGTGCGGAGCATTTCAGCTAAGCTGTGAATGTCGGGAAGTTTGCCGGCGGTAAAGCGCCGGCTGATGCCGATGTCATCAATCCGGTTTATATCTTCGGCTGCGTATCGCTGGTTGAATTCGACGCTTGCCGTTAGCCCTTTCTGGCCGAGCGCGGTGACGTCGCGGCTGAGGAAATCGGCGCAAAATTCTTTTAGACCTTTGCGCTGGGGCGTGGGCTGGCGCGCGTCCAGTCGACTCTTCGCGCATCGGCCGCTGACGACAAACGTCTCGCCGTGAAATTTAATCTCAACGGTGTCGGGAAATAAATCGGCGAGATCCTGGCCGATGACGCGTAGCGCCCGAGCAAAAGTTCCTGGCGTCGTCGAGGTTAATATTTTGAACGATTGGGCGAGTCTCATATTGACTTAAGATCGGCGTGTTTGACCCTGACTTAAGTCAAATAGCTTGTTTTTTGGTTGGTGTTGGAATCACACCCCGTCAGGATTGGCGGCGGCGGTTTCAATGTCGCTACGTTCGGTGGTGTAGCCGCTTTGTAGGCGATACAGCTCAGTGTTGTCGAGTTCGACCTTGTGCGGGGTAATGTCGGTATCGCAGTACTCGAAGACGACGTGATGGAGGTCTTTATAGATTTTCACGAGCCGGCCGAGATGGCTATCGATGACCTTGCCGATGGTGCGCAGCCGTTCGCCGAGGCTATAAATTTCCGGCATGCCGCCGTCGCCAACTCGGCACTGATTGCCGCGCTTGTAGATCTCGTCGATACTCTCCGCGTTGTAACTGCGCGAGAACGGCACTAGGTCGAGATCGGCTTCAGGCGTGTGATGGTTGAGAAGCTTGGCGCCCAACCTTCTGAGCCCGGCCCAGCCGCTGGATTCTAGGGCTTCGAGCCGAGTGCGATTGCACATGCCGCGGGCGATAAAGTCGTCGCCTTCAGGCTCGATGGTCACGCTTTCGGGCAGTAAATCGGAAAGATCTTGACCGATGGCGCGTAACGCTCGCGCGTAGTAACCGGGAAATTGTTCCATCAACTTGCTCCTTCTATTCGATATTATGATTCAACGAGGATTTTGGCACAATCAATAATTCCAGCGCGCCGAGGAATCCGGGGTCCATGCGAAGAATATCGGCCCGCACCTGTTGGATCCGTATTAAGTTCTTGACCCGCCGATGCCTAGCGTACTAAAAACTAGCTAAACGTCAACAAAAAAATTGATATTTAGAGAGAGGTAACGGCAAACATGGCAGATGCAGGAAGTTTGAAAACCTTAAGCAAGGCGGGTAATGAGCTCGGCGCCAAGACGACGTACCAGTTGTTTCTCGAAAAAGAAGCGCTTCCGGCGCTACGCGGCTTTCACATTGACGATATCAATACGGTGGAACTCCATTCCTGGGCCCGGTTTGACGGGCGCGGCGTGTTTCTCAATCTTGACGGTTCGGAGGGTGTCAACGATTGCTACATCGTCGAGATCGCCCCAGGAAAATCGCTGGCGCCGCAGCGTCATATGTTCGAGGAGCTGGTTTACGTCGTCAGCGGCCACGGCGCGACGACTGTGTGGCAGGAGGGCGGTAAAAAACAAACTTTTGAATGGGGCCAAGGCGCATTGTTTTCGCCGCCGCTCAATGCCAGCTATCAGCATTTCAACGGCGCCGGCGACAAACCGGTGCGCTTGTTGGCGATGACCAACGCGCCGACCGTGCTCAATCTCTACCACAACATCGACTTCGTCTTTAATTGCGATTACCGCTTCACCGACCGCTATGCCGGCGAGGAGGATTTTTTTAACGGTGTGGCGAAGATTCCCGGCGCTGGGTTCCACGACACCAACTTCATCCGCGATGTGCGCGCTTATGAATTGCCGGACCGCAACGACCGCGGCGCTGGCGGCAAGATGTTGATGATCGAGATGTCGAACAACGTCATGTCGGCGCATATCTCGCAGTTCCCCGTGGCGACCTACAAGAAGGCCCACCGCCACGGCGCCGGCGCCCATGTGATTATCCTCAAGGGCGAAGGGTTCTCGATGGTGTGGAAAGAAGGCGAGGACATCAAGCGCTACAGCTGGAGCCCCGGCAGTTTGATGGTGCCGCCCGAACGTAGCTTTCATCAACACTTCAACGTCGGCGCCGAGCCGGCGCGTTACCTGGCGCTGAAACCGTTTAGCAGCCGCAAATTTCCCGGCCTGCGCAAACAATGGGGCACTTCGGAAAGCGTCAAGTTGGGCGGCGATCAAATCGAATATGAAGACGAGGCGCCGCTGATTCGCGCGACTTTCGAAGAAGAACTCGCCAAGCGCGGCGTCACGAGTCGGATGGGGCCGGTTTACAAGGCGGCGAGCTGAATTGTGGATCACCGGGCTGTTTTACCACGAAGGACACGAAGTGCACGAAGCTCGGAGATTGAAATTTGCGAATCCTTCGTGGAGCATCGTGTCCTTCGTGGTGAGTAATCTTCTGCACGCTTGGCACTAGCGGATGGATGTTTACATGAAATCGTTAATTCTATTTTTCTGTTTTCTCACGTTGAGTGTTGTTCCTCAGTCGGTCGAAGGCGCGGACAAGACGCGCATCGCGGTGACCAACTTTAACATGACCTTTTTGCCCACCGGCGTGGCGCTCAAACGAGGCTTTTTCAAAGATGAAGGTCTCGAGGTTGAGATCATCCGCATGAACACGCCGACAACATTGGCAGCAATGACCACCGGGGAAGTCGGTTACACGCTCTTATTCGGCTCCATTGTGCGTGCGGCACTGCGCGGCATGCCGATTCGTGCCCTGGCGAGTCTGATCGATAGTCCGACTTATGCGCTGATATCTCGGCCGGAGTACAAGTCGGTCAAAGAACTTAAAGCCAAGACTATTGGCATCGCCAACTTCGGCGGCACCGATGAAGTCTTGTCGCGCTTGATCTTTCGCAAGCAAGGTCTCGACGACAAGGAGATAAAATTTCTCGCCCTCGGTCCGGACCGTGCGCGCTTGGCGGCGTTGAAAGAAGGGATCATCGACGTGGCGATCATTTCACCGCCCGGCGACACCATCGGCCGGCAAATGGGCTTCAACGTGTTGACCCGGGCTTATGAGAATTTCACCTTTCCGTTTAGCGGCGTCGGGACAACGACGAAACTGCTGAAGGATCGGCCCCAGGAAGTCAGAAAAATGACCAAGGCGCTAGTGCGCGCCAACCGATTGATCCGTGACGACAAGGAAAGTGCCGTGCGCGTGCT encodes:
- a CDS encoding ABC transporter permease, producing the protein MLLAAMLAHLLAPFDPLDTDYGAMLQAPGAKHWFGTDSFGRDLLSRVLFGARTALLVGFCSSFFATSAGAVIGATCAYFGGRVDLLMQRLMDILLSFPLIVLALVVVSIMGSGISNVIIAISVPMIPRAALVVRSSALALRQMLFVEAALTLGASHGRIIFRHMLPNVLAPYLIMLTAFLGQAILLEASLSFLGLGVAEPTAAWGLMLRGAAVEFAERAPWLALFPGLAISLAVFAFNVLGDSLRDALDPKLRLP
- a CDS encoding ABC transporter substrate-binding protein, which codes for MSLLTLVALGFAAISVLAAEAPRSGGELVFAVGETPPSYDGHRETTFGMLHPVAPHYSTLLRFDPQNYPKIVGDVAESWSFSRDGMTATFKIRKGIKFHDGTPLTAHDVKATYDKIIFPAEGVASARKASYAMVDKVEAPDDLTVVFKLKHIAASFLANLASPWNFIYSAAKLKQDPRWYEKNVMGSGPFVFVDHVAGSHWVGKKNLNYFMPGRPYLDGFKAVFIRDTAPRIAAIRSGQALVEFRGFNPAARDDVVKSLGDKAVVQESPWACNILVAFNNEKKPFSDVRVRRALTLAIDRNEASKALAQISVMKYVGGVFRPGSQFATPQAELNKLSGFGKNIDAARAEAKRLLKEAGVAEGFSFVLKNRNVKEPYEVTGVYLVDQWRKIGLNVTHQPLEGGPYFNDLRQGNFDAGVDFDCEFMDEPDLYLLKYLSSDKSPVNYSRYKDPMLDELYERQSRMLDLQDRLPIIRQMEKRAIAEQAYQFPILWWQRVIPHSNRLKGWKIGPSHYVNQDLRDVWLGQ
- a CDS encoding ABC transporter permease, with translation MGNYIVKRLLLMIPTLFGVAVVVFFLLRVAPGDIVELKYAGSGTFAPKEALDRERAQLGLDKPLAQQFVVWIAGITRFDFGDSMWTGRPITDEIKIRLELSLELALMATLVAVLIALPCGTLAALKQDTWVDYLVRIFSIGGLAVPSFWLGIVIILFFLIVFKWLPPLTFTSFWVDPWANLTQLIWPALAVGYRYSAMATRMTRSAVLDVLREDFVRTARAKGLRENAVVVKHALRNALLPIVTVIGLEFAFLIGGLVVTEQVFNLNGIGMLFVESITHRDYTMTQALVLLVSFAFILMNFLIDLMYAWLDPRIRYQ
- a CDS encoding ABC transporter substrate-binding protein yields the protein MDVYMKSLILFFCFLTLSVVPQSVEGADKTRIAVTNFNMTFLPTGVALKRGFFKDEGLEVEIIRMNTPTTLAAMTTGEVGYTLLFGSIVRAALRGMPIRALASLIDSPTYALISRPEYKSVKELKAKTIGIANFGGTDEVLSRLIFRKQGLDDKEIKFLALGPDRARLAALKEGIIDVAIISPPGDTIGRQMGFNVLTRAYENFTFPFSGVGTTTKLLKDRPQEVRKMTKALVRANRLIRDDKESAVRVLIEWAGLERDHAIASWDSTWKVLSPDGTIPAEGMKLLLDQAKSEMKLTRDVPISEIVDPAPLQDVQRELGIRRP
- a CDS encoding cupin domain-containing protein, which produces MADAGSLKTLSKAGNELGAKTTYQLFLEKEALPALRGFHIDDINTVELHSWARFDGRGVFLNLDGSEGVNDCYIVEIAPGKSLAPQRHMFEELVYVVSGHGATTVWQEGGKKQTFEWGQGALFSPPLNASYQHFNGAGDKPVRLLAMTNAPTVLNLYHNIDFVFNCDYRFTDRYAGEEDFFNGVAKIPGAGFHDTNFIRDVRAYELPDRNDRGAGGKMLMIEMSNNVMSAHISQFPVATYKKAHRHGAGAHVIILKGEGFSMVWKEGEDIKRYSWSPGSLMVPPERSFHQHFNVGAEPARYLALKPFSSRKFPGLRKQWGTSESVKLGGDQIEYEDEAPLIRATFEEELAKRGVTSRMGPVYKAAS